The following coding sequences lie in one Silvibacterium dinghuense genomic window:
- the ftsY gene encoding signal recognition particle-docking protein FtsY, producing MIQTLFGSLEEPPKTSIFDRMKQAVSRTRESLEDRIETVLSMTRTVDDAALEELEMSLIASDIGVNVTTEILDALRERAKRQQIRDGEELRSLLKEQLKAILDEQARPPRTVANPPEVILMVGVNGTGKTTTSGKMAAHFRAQNKSVLLCAADTFRAAAIEQLEVWSQRSGVEMIRSKQGGDPSAVLFDALQAATARKKDYLIVDTAGRLHTKAGLMDELDKMRRITQRFIPDAPHEVLLVLDATTGQNGLQQARLFTESAGVTGIVLTKLDGTAKGGIAVAIARELKLPVRYIGVGEKIDDLLPFDSEAFVESLLG from the coding sequence ATGATTCAAACCCTCTTCGGCAGCCTGGAAGAGCCGCCTAAAACAAGCATTTTCGACCGCATGAAGCAGGCCGTCTCGCGCACGCGGGAGAGCCTCGAGGACCGCATCGAGACTGTGCTCTCGATGACGCGGACGGTCGACGATGCGGCCCTGGAAGAGCTGGAAATGTCGCTGATCGCCTCGGATATCGGGGTGAATGTGACGACCGAAATCCTGGATGCCTTGCGCGAGCGCGCGAAGCGGCAGCAGATTCGCGATGGCGAAGAGCTGCGCAGTCTGCTCAAGGAGCAGCTCAAGGCCATTCTCGACGAGCAGGCGCGGCCTCCGCGCACCGTGGCGAATCCGCCGGAAGTAATCCTGATGGTGGGCGTGAACGGCACGGGCAAGACCACGACCAGCGGCAAGATGGCGGCACATTTCCGCGCGCAGAACAAATCCGTGCTGCTGTGCGCGGCCGATACCTTTCGTGCCGCGGCTATCGAACAGCTCGAGGTCTGGAGCCAGCGCAGCGGGGTGGAGATGATCCGCTCGAAGCAGGGCGGCGATCCTTCAGCCGTGCTCTTCGATGCATTGCAGGCCGCGACCGCTCGCAAGAAGGACTACCTGATTGTCGATACGGCTGGACGCCTGCATACCAAGGCCGGTCTGATGGACGAGCTCGACAAGATGCGGCGTATCACGCAGCGGTTTATCCCCGATGCTCCCCACGAAGTGCTGCTGGTGCTGGATGCGACCACCGGGCAGAACGGTTTGCAGCAGGCGCGGCTCTTCACCGAGTCAGCCGGAGTGACAGGCATTGTGCTGACCAAGCTGGATGGCACGGCAAAAGGCGGCATTGCGGTAGCGATTGCCCGTGAGCTGAAGCTGCCGGTGCGCTACATCGGCGTAGGTGAGAAGATCGACGACCTGCTGCCTTTCGACAGCGAAGCGTTTGTGGAGTCGCTGCTGGGCTAG